The genome window AAACCTATGGTAGCACCTTCTGGGGTTTGGCAGGGGTCTATCCTTCCCCAATGGGTTGGATGGAGCTCTCTGGCCTTGAAGTGTTCTTGAGTGGAGGTGAGGGGTGAAAGTACATTTCTTATATGTGAAACCGTCTTAACAAAACTGTCCCTTTCCAATCTTTGGGAAACACCTGTCCTTCCACCCACCCAGGAACCTATTGCTATTGAAGAAACTATCTGGTTTGTAAGCACATTGGATTCAACAATTGAAGGTAATGGTGGGAATCTTCCTCTCTTCGTCAGTTTTTGATAATTGTAATTTATTCTTGTTATCAAACCCCACTTGCCGAGGAGGATTGACCTGAATAAAACTTCCAGTAGATCACCAACCATTCTAACCCTCTTATTTGAATAGTGGTCCAAATCATATTCAGGTATCTTCTTTAAATGGAATTTTATCACCCTCTCAACAGCCTTTGCCAAGAACATTGCCTTCTCTTCCCTATTCTTCTTCTCTTGCCCTAGGTGAGGCAATAGGTATTTGTCTATAAGTTTCTCTACCCTCTCAATTCTATACTCTTTCTGAGGAATCTTGAGATGAGAACCTATCTCCTCTATTGCTTCAGCTGGTGTGGACGAAGATGTTTCAAAAAGGTTCGAATAGAACTCTTGCTGTACTTCAGGATCAGATGAAATTGCCTCGATTATCTCTTTATCAGATTTAAGGCCGAGTGCCCTAAGCAAGGTTATAACTGGAAGTTTGTTGATGTTTGCAAAGTTTATTCTTATTATTCCATCTGATCTTCTTTCTAAAATATGTCTTTGGACATAACCATCTCTTGAGGAGTGGATCCTAGCTGTCTCCGAGATATTTGGAACACTTGATTTCTCAACTATTATCCTGTTGGGGGAAATTTCTTCTATTAACACTAGAACCCTTTCTGTCCCGTTTATTATAAAATATCCCCCAGGATCATCTGGATCTTCGCCGGCTTCTATAAGTTCCCTT of Candidatus Aenigmatarchaeota archaeon contains these proteins:
- a CDS encoding DNA-directed RNA polymerase subunit B'', with the translated sequence MGDVKDAKEILENQRNVEKTLETFKILLNSIATEQGFVEFQLESYNDFIENRIQKIIRQIKEIKPEVPDVGDFKIKLGKFKIGVPSVKEADGSVREILPFEARIRNLTYAAPMYVEMTPVLNGIESETMFVNFGDMPVMVKSKICPLSTMSRRELIEAGEDPDDPGGYFIINGTERVLVLIEEISPNRIIVEKSSVPNISETARIHSSRDGYVQRHILERRSDGIIRINFANINKLPVITLLRALGLKSDKEIIEAISSDPEVQQEFYSNLFETSSSTPAEAIEEIGSHLKIPQKEYRIERVEKLIDKYLLPHLGQEKKNREEKAMFLAKAVERVIKFHLKKIPEYDLDHYSNKRVRMVGDLLEVLFRSILLGKWGLITRINYNYQKLTKRGRFPPLPSIVESNVLTNQIVSSIAIGSWVGGRTGVSQRLERDSFVKTVSHIRNVLSPLTSTQEHFKARELHPTHWGRIDPCQTPEGATIGLRKYLAITGQITTGLQEKDEKLLLDFVKKNLEGEK